The following nucleotide sequence is from Natronosalvus caseinilyticus.
ATCACGGTCGAACGGTATCGATGCACGCCGGTAGAGCCGCGAATCTCTCTCGAACCCCGTTCGCGATGACCGCTTCCGGAACCTGAATCGTTAGGTCACTCGAGTCGAGAGAGGACAGTCATGCGAGGCTGGCGCGACCCGCTCACTCGCCGGTGGTTCCTCTGGGGGACCCTCGGCGTCGTCTTCTTGCTCGTGAACGTCTATCGGCTCTCGACGGCCGTCCTCGCCGAGGAGCTGATGGCCGGTTTCCGGACCACGGGCGCCCAGCTCGGGACGCTCCACGCGATTTTCTTCTGGATCTACGCGCTGATGCAGTTGCCGACGGGGATCCTGGCCGACCGGATCGGTCCCCGTCGGACGGCCGCCGCCGGCGGGCTCGTGATGAACGTCGGCGCGATCTGGTTCGCGCTGGCCACCAGCTACGCGGGAGCGCTGGTCGCCCGTGGACTCGTCGGCCTCGGGGCGAGCGTGATCTTCGTCTGCATCCTCCGGTTCTGTGCCAGCTGGTTCCGGGCCGACGAGTTCGCTACCCTCAGCGGCCTCAGTTTCGCGGTTTCGGGCGTCGGTGGCGTCCTCGCGACTACGCCCCTCGCGGTCGCCGCGGAATCGGCGGGTTGGCGGACGACCGTCGGCGCGCTCGGGGTCTTCGGCGTCGCGTTCAGCGTCGTCGTCTATGCGGTCGTCCGCGACACGCCCGAACGGGCCGGTTTCGACCCCATCGAGGGCGTGCCTGGCCAGCCGACGCTCTCGACGGCTGCCGTCGTCCGCCACGTCCGCACCGTGCTCTCCGATCGGGTCACCTGGGTCGCCAGCGTGATGCTCTTCTGTACCTCCGGGCTCAACCTGACGCTGTTCGGGCTGTGGGGCGTCCCGTACGTCGTCCAGAC
It contains:
- a CDS encoding MFS transporter, with the protein product MRGWRDPLTRRWFLWGTLGVVFLLVNVYRLSTAVLAEELMAGFRTTGAQLGTLHAIFFWIYALMQLPTGILADRIGPRRTAAAGGLVMNVGAIWFALATSYAGALVARGLVGLGASVIFVCILRFCASWFRADEFATLSGLSFAVSGVGGVLATTPLAVAAESAGWRTTVGALGVFGVAFSVVVYAVVRDTPERAGFDPIEGVPGQPTLSTAAVVRHVRTVLSDRVTWVASVMLFCTSGLNLTLFGLWGVPYVVQTYDVSVTHASLYTLAGGVGMIVGPPSIGWVSDRLERRVELMVVGAVLYVASLGLVAALGRPPIAVVGVVFFVAGVLLGAFVLGYPLVKDRHDASASGISTSVINGAAFFGAAVLPTAMGFALDTYWTGELEAGVRVYTATGYRMAFVIATVAAAVALACTLWLYRYAADGSSV